GGTGTGATGCTTGTTTCACTGGGAATTATCCCGTTCCCATCTTTGAAGAAGATTATAATAACCAAAAAAAGCTATTCTCTGAGTATCTTCTTGAGGAGATGAAATAAAATGTTATTTTTTGATTTTGAACTTTCCTTTAATTAGAATGTTGATTTCCTCCACTTCTATATTTCCTAGTACATTTTTATCTAATTCGGGTAAGCTTAATAAGCAAGCAGGAATGTCATAAATTTTTCCTGTTTCTAAATCAAGGAAGTGATGATGTTTGGTAGTATTGGAATCATAGTAAATCCTATCAGAAGAAAAAATCAATTCACGAACAACATTCTTCTCTACAAATAATTTAAGGGTATTATATACTGTTGCTTGGCTTACTTTTTCATAATCTTTGTTTAAATGGTTCAAAATTTCTTCGGCTGAAACATGTTGGGGCTTTTGGTAAATAAAATGTGCAATTTCTATCCTTTGACTTGTGGGGTTGATACCTTTATTTCGTAGTAGCTCTGCCACTTCTCTTTTTGAGAGTTTGAACTTCATGTTATGCTTTTGCTCATCTTGTTTATCCTTTGCTTTTCTTTCTCTTTTTTTCTTTTCTATCATGATAACCCTCAAAAATCAAAGTATTTTAAAATTATTCTAATTTTATAAAAATCAAAATTTAAGACATTGACAACCTTTTTTATGTGTTTGTTATTTGTAGAAATCACTTTAAATGTATTTGATTTCTATAAAAAATTTGCCTTTTATTTTGTTTAAATAGCAGAGTTAAGAAAAAATTTAAAATTACTGATTATAATTCATTTAGAATCCCAATTAAGATTTTTTTGTATTATGATGAGTTAATATTCTACTCGCTTTGAAATTATGATAAATATTACAAGAAATTGTAATATATTCTTTATTTTTTATTCATACTGATGAGTATTAAGAAATTGATGTTAGTTTATCATAGTTATAGAAAAAATTCTTCTCGTCCAATTAAAATCGCATTTATAACTGATACTTATCCACCTGATGTAAACGGTGTTGCGCATTCTTTGTATCAAATTATTCAGATTTTAAAACAACATCATGAAATCCTAGTTTTAAGACCTGAGGATGATTTGATAGGAATCAAAATTCAACCACATATAAAGGAAGTGTTTTTCCCTTATCTTAATTTACCATTTTATAAAGAAGTTAAGTTGGGATTACCTTTTTATCAAAGAGTTTATGATTCAATAAAAGCATTTTCGCCTGATGTCGTTCATATTGTGACTGAAGGTCCCTTAGGTTTTATGGGATTATTGGTTGCAAGACAATTAGGAATCACTGTTGTTTCTGATTACCGAACAAATTTTACTGATTATTTAAAGTTTTATAATATAGAATTTCTCAGTGAATTTATTAAGTATTACTTAATTTATTTTCATAATCAGTGTGATTTGAATTTTGTTCCAACAAGAGAAATCAAAATTCAATTAAAGAAACAAGGAATAAATAATTTAAAAGTTTTAGGAAGAGGAGTGGATATAAGAAATTTTCACTATTCCAAATATGATGAAGATTTCCGAAAAGAATGGAACGTCAAAAAAGATGATTTATTGTTTCTTTATGTTGGCAGGATTGCTCTAGAAAAGAATTTAGAGCTCGTGTGTGATGTTTTTCGTTCTTTAAAGAAAAAATATCCGTTCATTCATCTTATGTTTGTTGGTGATGGACCTTATCGTTCAACGTTAGAACAAGAGTATAAAGAGATCCTCTTTTTGGGGGCAAAAAAGAAAGAAGAACTATCTAAAATTTACGCTTCGTCAGATTTGTTTTTGTTTCCGAGCAAAACAGAAACTTTCGGAAATGTGGTATTAGAAGCTTATGCAAGTGGTCTACCAATTATAGCTTATTCGTATGCTGCCTCGAAACTGATATATCAGCACAAAAAGACAGGAATTTTGATTCCATTTCATAAGAAGAACTCTCATGAGGTTTGGTACCAATATTTGGAACAATTAATTAAGCACCCCAATCGATTGAAAAAGCTAAAAATGAATATAAAAAATGAATATCACAAATTAAAAAAATTTACTTGGGAAGGTATTAGTGCACTCTTACTAAAGCATTATTATGAATTGCTCAAACAAAAGAGAAAAAAGAAAATCATCAATCTTTGAATAAGACGAAATCAAGGAACTTTAACTGCATTTGAGGGAGAAGAAACATTTTCAAGAATGCCAATAAAACTTACAACCCGAATTGATACAAAATAACCTTGTGTTAGATTTATAGGGAAATAGCAAAGATTAGCGAGACCTCGGGGGTTTTCGGAAACTTCCATGATATAAATGATACCGTAGTTTGGACGCTGAATGAAATTTACACAATCAATTCCGTTTTCTTTTGGTAAAAGAAAAACTTCTTTTTCGGTAGGAGCTTGAAATAATTTATATCCTTTGAACGTGTATTCAACATTCTGAGCTGCAACCCGCAATATATGACCATTACTTGTTCTTTCTATACCTTTGATTTTTGTTGTTTCCGATGAGCCTTCTATTGTAGAAAGTATAATCACTGGGTTGATGGATATCTTTTGTGATGAATAGTTAGTGCATGAAATAGCTAATAGCAAAAATAAAAAGAAAAAGTAATTCATTATAGATGAATTTTTATTATGAGATAAACCCAGCAAAAGCTGGGTTGGGATCACATGTTATCAATCAAAGCATTTCCGAATTCAGAAGTTCGAACTTCTTTGGCACCTTCCATCAATCTTGCGAAGTCATAAGTGACGATTTTCTTTGAAATGGTTCTATCCATAGCTTCAATGATTTTGTCGGCGGCTTCATTCCAACCCATATATCTTAACATCATCTCTCCTGAGAGTATCACAGAACTTGGATTTACTTTGTCTAAACCAGCATACTTAGGTGCAGTTCCATGAGTTGCTTCGAAAATGGCATGACCCGTTTCGTAATTGATGTTTCCACCTGGAGCGATTCCTATGCCTCCCACTTGAGCAGCTAAGGCGTCAGAAATATAATCACCATTGAGGTTCATGGTGGCAATTACGTCATAGTCTGTTGGACGTGTTAGTATTTGTTGAAGAAAGGCATCTGCGATTGCATCTTTTATAACGATTTCTCTTCCATTGACTTTAAGTACTTGCCATGGACCCCCGTCAAGATCGATAGAACCCATTGATTTTGAAAGTTCATATCCCCAATCTCGAAATGCCCCTTCCGTAAACTTCATGATGTTTCCTTTGTGGACTAAAGTCACGCTTTTTCGGTTATTCTTGATGGCATAGTCAATGGCGGCTTTGATCAATCGATAAGAACCTTCTTTACTGATTGGTTTGATACCAATACCAGATGTTTCAGGAAATCGAATTTTTTTGTAGTACTGAGGAAAATGTTCTTTTAATAATTCTAAAAACTTTTTATTTTCTTCTGTTCCTGCTTTGAATTCTATTCCCGCATAGATGTCTTCTGTGTTTTCACGAAAAATTACCATATCGACTTGTTCAGGGTGCTTAACAGGGCTTGGCACTCCTTTAAACCATCGAACTGGACGTAAACAAACATATAAATCCAATTCTTGTCGTAGAGCTACATTTAACGAACGAATCCCCGTTCCAACGGGAGTGGTCAGAGGTCCTTTGATACCTACTAAGTATTCACGAAACGTATCTATGGTTTCTTGAGGTAGCCAATCATTAAATTTTTGGAATGCCTTCTCTCCTGCATAGACTTCTTTCCACTGAATTTTTCGTTTGTTTCCATAAGCTTTTTCTACTGCGGCATCAATCACTCTGACGGCTGCCGCCCAAATGTCAGGACCTGTCCCATCACCTTCAATGTAGGGAATAATAGGGAAATCTGGAACCTTTAATTGACCATTTTCTATTCGAATTTTTTCTGCATTTATGACTGTCATATTTCCAATACATTCAGAAAAAATGAAAAGTCAAGAAACATAAGATGAAAATCATCAATTTCATGAAAATTATAACATGACAAAAAAATACGTTTAGTAAGAAATTAAACCGCATTATTTAAGTGTAAGCATAATTTTCTGTCTGCTTTTGATATAGTTGAGTTTTGCCGTATCATCATTATCCAAACCCTGTGGAATCTTTCATTACTATGTAGCGTTCTTTATATAATATACTCATTCTATAGGCTAAGCTGGATGGTATGCCTGATCTTTCTATAGGTTGGTTTTCGGTTGTTGAAAGGAACATTGGGGGAATTGCCAACTTAGCATAAAATTCTTTATCAATCAGAAGAGAAAAGTTACCGCAAAACCAAAATTTTCTTACTCCTCTTCCCTTAATAAAGTGCTTAAGAGATATAAGCATAACATTTAAGATTTTCCCATACAATAGGAATAGTCAAGTTAGTAGGGCTTAAAAATCTCTATTATGAAGCAAAGAGTTTATATCTCTAAAAGTATGAAAATAAAGTCCTAAGCTTGATATTCCCTTTTTTGGATACTTGTGAATCATTCCGTCCGTAGTTTGAATTTCTTTTAACATAAAACTTATGCTGGAAAACAAAAATTCAAACTCAAAGGGGGGTCCAATCATTATAAGGGGGATTACCTACTATTGTTAAAAAATCATCACTTAGATGTTATACTTTTCGCGTTATTAATGCATTTGTGTAAAAAACCCTTTCTGGAGAATAATTTCTTTTCAAGTATTCTACCGCTACAGAATCAATGTTGGCTAATCGAAAGTTCAAATCTTATAAATGCCCCGTATCCACCTTCAGGATCTATAACAACAGTATTAGCGCTGAAAAAAGGGAAAAGCAGTTCTTTAGCTTTTTCTACAATAACTGAAGGAGTATAAAAAGACCCTAACTTTATTCTTTCTTTTCTTATTAGATGTTTTGCTACTAACATTACAAAACAAAAAGTTTAAAGTTTAAGGATTAGTACATACCTTAGCTTGTAAAGGTATAACTCTAAACCACTGAACCACAGGAGTACACTGTTAATCGGTATTTGTCAATATTTCTTCGAGAATGTGATTAGGTGGTAAACATGATAAGCATGTGGCAACAGAAATAGTGTAGAAAAACCAGAAAAACTTGACTTCAAAAAGTCTATCAAGTTCCACAAGATAAACATTATCATCACAAAAAAGCTTAACATGTTTATATCTTCATTCTGTTTTTATTACCCAACGTAATATAATATATACAAAGAAATTACGGGTTATTGTGTTATCTTTAAAAAATCAAAAAACTAAAACAACAGGTTATGGTTTAAAAATTAATTTCAAAATAACTGAATCACATTTTTTTTCATTGAAGTTAAAAGGATATTTAGTTTATTTGATATTATGGCAGTAAGTAATCAACTATTATCGAAAGAAGCAAAGATACCAGAACTTTCAATTCCAATTCAGTTTTCAGAGGATTTGATAGCACTTCGTGATTTAGTTCGGGAGATTGTGAGGGAAGTTGTCATTCCTGCTAGAAAGGAATTAGATGAAAAAAACGAATATCCGTGGAAAGTTTTAGAAAAGTTTCGAGAAGCAGGACTTTTTCAAGCGATGTTTGATGAAGAATATGGTGGAATGGGGTTGGGAATGATGGCGAACATAATCTTAGCAGAAGAAATAGCTTATGGATGCTTGGGGATCGGAACTTCGTTTTTAGCTACCAAATTAGGAGCTCTTCCAATTGAAGTTGGAGGGACGGAAGAGCAAAAGAAAAAATGGCTTCCGAGGATTGCCTCAGGTGAGTTGATTGCAGCTTTTGGCTTGACCGAACCAAATGCAGGTTCAGATGTGCCAGCACTTCAAACCACTGCGGTAAAAAAAGGTGATAAGTATATCCTTAATGGAACGAAGCAATGGATATCAGGTGCTGGGCAAGCTCATGTCTATACTGTTTTTGCCATCACAGATAAAAGTCGAGGACCACGTGGTATAAGCTGCTTCATTGTGGAAAAAGGAACTCCTGGATTTAGTTTCGGTAAAAAAGAAGACAAATTGGGAATACGTGCTTCGGAGACGAGACAGTTAATCTTCGAGGATTGTGAAATTCCTGCCGAAAATTTAGTAGGAGGAAAAGAAAACAACGGTTTTGTTCAAGCACTAAAGACTTTGAATCTTTCACGTCCAGCTGTTGCTGCTTCAGCTGTGGGGTTAGCTCAAGGAGCATTTGATGCAGCTATGCAATATGCACGAGAAAGAGAGCAGTTTGGAGTAAAAATTGTGACATTTCAAGCAATTCAACATATGTTAGCAGAAATGGCTATGAAGATCGAAGCAGCAAGGTTGTTAACATACAAGGCAGCTATTTTGGCAGAGCAAGGACACAAAGAGACAGCGAAATTCTCTGCTATGGCGAAGTGTTATGCAGCGGATATAGCAATGGAAGTTGCAACGAACGCAGTCCAAATCTTTGGTGGCTATGGATATGTGAAAGATTATCCAGTTGAGAAGTATTTCCGAGATGCAAAGATTTTACAGATTTACGAGGGAACCAGTCAAATCCAAAAAAACGAAATTGCAGCAGGACTCATCAAAGAGGCAGCATCAAAGAAAGTGATCCTCAATATGTAATAACATTATAATTTTGAACATCAAGAATATTTTTCTTCTAGAAATTCTAAGAGAAATATTCTTGATGTTTTGCTTTTCGAAAAAAAATGCACATTAATGATAAAATCAAAATTGTCAGAACTCCAAATCCAATTACCCTCAATTCCAAAGCCAGTTGCATCATATATCCCAGCGAAAATCCATAATGGTTTGATTTATACAAGTGGTCAACTTCCCTTAAAAGAGGGGAACCTTCTTTCCGTGGGAATTTTAGACAAAGAAGAAGATATAGAAAAAGGCAAAAAGGCTATGGAGCAATGTTTTCTGAATGCGTTAGCTGCTGCGAGCTCTGTAATTGATATTGACTCCATAAAAGGGATTTTGAAGTTAACAGCCTATGTTGCATCTTCACCTCAATTCGTTTGGCAACATTTGGTTGCGAATGGTGCTTCCGACTTAGCTGTAAAAATTTTTGGAGAAAATGGCATTCATGCGCGTTCTGCCATTGGTGTTTGTTCTCTCCCTTTAAATGCTTCGGTGGAACTAGAAGTTATCTTCATTTTGTAAGAATAATGGAATTTCTTTCTTTTTATAAGTTTTGGTTTTTGTATTTATACAAAGGCTGGAGAAATTTAGTTCTGTTTCTTTTTGAATATTTTAAAGGTTTTACTTATGAATTCTGGGTTTTATTATTTGTTTCGATTCTTCTTTTGTTGATGGTAGTTTTCCCCTGGTTTTCATATCAAATCCAATTTGATGAATTGGAAACCATCTACCTTAGAACCAAAAAATGGTATTGGTTTTCTTTGCCCGTTTTAACAACTTTTCTATTTATGGTGATTCATCACAAACTAACTTATAGTATTCAACTGATCATTAACCTTTTCGTGATTTTTTTGTTTGTTTATGGTTATTGGAATACGTCAATACATATTAATATAAAAGGAGAATACGAGGTTTTGTATACGTATTATTTGTATTTTGTTGTGCTTGTGTTTCATACATTTTTGATAAGTTTTCTGAAAAAAGGAAAAAATACTTTTTTTGAACAAATCCATGAATTATGGAAGAAATACAAAAGAAAGATTCAAATGAACCACAAATAAAAGGTTTTTACCTGCCAAATCAAGCAAGGAATTTTTTTTTAAATCCTCGTAATTTCACTCAAGACAAGGATTTGATAGATAACCAAAAAATATTATCACAAATTTACGAAACCATCTACAATCTCTACGAAGCCAAAAAATCAGAAAATTACATTCCTACGGAAAAAGAAATCTATGAGGACCTTGAGTTTCGTAAAAAAGCCATTAGTGATAAAACCCCTCTTCCCCCGAAAGAAATAATTTATCGTTATTATTTTATGTTAGCAGCTCATGAGCCAGCTTTTATTGCAATATTACGGGAACTCCGATTTGACTTTCAAAATAAGTTTCATTTTATCACCAAGATAGCAATCCCTTTTAGAGATAATTTGGATTTTTTACAAAAATCGATTATGCAGGTTTTACATAACTCTATGGTGGCAATACGAAATCATATTCATGATTATAATCCAATCAATGAACTCAAAGAAAGAATCCAACTGTATAAATCAATAGATGAGCTAGAAGAAATCTTAGAATATGGACAAATTAATTATATGTTGAAAAAGATTTATTTTTATAAGAATCAAATCTATAATCCTACGGATAAGGACCTAAGTCGAATCAATATAGTAAACCAAAAAATCAAAGAGCATATACTAAAACCACTACTATACCAGCTAACAAAAGAAAATCATGTAGTTACCATCAAAAGGAAACTGCAAATTTCAACAGATATTTTGTTAGTGAATAACATAGAAATCATACAATCTCATTTTCATCTTTTGCTGGATTTGGTTATGAATGAAATTACAAAAAAAGTTATCTTTGAACAACTATCATCTGAGCAAATCAAAAAATTAGAAAATTTCAATCGTGTCGAGCAAGCGAATTTTATCTCAAATTTCATTTTAAGTCAGCCTCAAAATTTCCCCAAAGGAATACAACTTTTAGCAACTGATATTCTTGGGATACATGAATATATTCATAAACATCAAGAAAAAGAAAAATTAGAACAAGATAAAGAAGAATTAAAGCAATTGATCCAACGTTTAACGAAGGCAAGTGGTATATTAAGAGTTAAAAATCGAGATAAATCTATGGTTTCGGATCGGGTCCTGGATTACATTTTAAAAGGAGGTATGCCATCAATTTTGTTTGCAACGATTCCTATCTACGATTTTCAGCATCCAGAAGCGAAACATTATAACGAAATCTATTTTCTATGGAATGACAAAAAAAGCATCGGTAGGGCTATCGAACAGGCACAAGAACTCTTCAGAAAAATCAAAGATGTTCATTTCATTCGAATCCTTGAGCAGATGTTTCGATACCATGATAGAAGTGAACAAGAATTATCAAACATCATCCCTTCTTATTTAAGAGAAGATTTGGACAAACTAATTTCTGATTCTTATTTAGATAAACTTCCCATTTGGCTAAAAATATTTTATAAAATCATCAATGGAAAAATCAGTCGACATACTTTAAAAGAATTTTGGAAAGATTATTATCAAAAAAACAAACTAAAGTTTGATGAAGGTGTCGTTGAGGAAAAGGAAACAACAAAGACACAAACCCAAAGAAAAACTAAAGAAAGCAAAGATACCAAAGAAAACATAAATTTTTCTATGGAGCTCTATAAAAACGTTATCAAAAGAATAGAAGGTTATTTAGAGAGGGATTTTTTACCAACGGAAAAAATTATTTTAAAAGATTTTGAAAATCAAAAACGAGAATTACAGAATTTATTTCAGTCTATTAGTATGGGAGCAAAATCCTTTCAAGACATCATTTTTATCGAAACTAAACAAGATGTATACTTATTGAGCCGAAATTATCTGAAGCAAAACAAAGAAAGACTTATACAAAAATATAATCAAAAACTCCAAGAAGCAGAAGGTATAAAAACAAAAACGGGACAAGTCATAGCATTAAAGCTTGAGAAAGAAAAAGTAGAATTATATAAGAAAATCCTTCAAATTTTAAATCAGCTTTAGTTCATCAAATCACAAGTGCTTTGTAGAATTCCAGTAGATAAGTTTAAAGTTTAAAGGTCTGTCTTTCTCTTCTATCAAGCTTGTTCCTGTATTTGATAAAATCGTTTTTAAAGAAAACTCAAGTGGGAAAGAAAGAATGACAGAACTAAGGGTTTTGATATATGTTCCATGAGATACAATTATAGTGGTTAGATTTGAGTGATTGTTGAGGGAATACAAGTGAGAGAAAAACTTCTCAGCACGGTTCTTAACATCCATTATGCTTTCTCCTTCTGGGTAGGGCACGTTCACAGAGTTTTTGACTAAAAAGAAGAGTTCTGGTTCTTCTTTTTCGATTTCGTTGATCAGTTTCCCTTCCCACCTTCCGCAACGAATTTCTCGTAAGAGTTCATTCATTTCGAATTGCTCGATTGGGATTTGCTTTTCTTGAAAGGTTTGATATAAAATTTCGGCTGTTTGCCTTGCTCTTATTTGAGGAGAGGTAAAGAGAAAATCTACTTTCGGGATTTCACTTGCTAAGGTTTTCGCTAAACGGTTAGACTGTTCTATCCCTTTTTCATTGAGTTCGGTTTCTATCCCTCCTTGTAGGCGTTTTTCTTTATTGAAGTTTGTTTCTCCATGACGTATTAAATAAATCTTCAGCATTGCTAAATGTTGATAGGTTCTCCTATACTTTGGGCAAAGGCTTCCATGAGGGATTCGGAAATCGTAGGATGGGGATGCATGATTTTGGCTATGTTTTCAGGAAGTAGTTCCCCATATAAAGACACCATACCTTCTCCGATGATTTCTGTGGCATTTTTGCCTATAATGTGGATACCTAAGATTTTGTGGGTTTTTTTGTCGATGAGCACTTTGACGAAACCATCTCGTTCGTTTGCAGCATGAGCTCTTCCTAAAGCTTGGTAAGGAAATTTACCCACAATGTAATTGTAATTGAGTTCTTTTGCTTTTTTTTCGGTAAGTCCGACTGAAGCAATCTCAGGCTGAGAATATACACATGATGGTATCCATTGGTAACGAATGGGTTCTATTTGAACATCAAAGTTCGTGGAAACTTTTTTTTCTTTTTTTAGGCTTAAATAAGCATGCTCTGCGGCACGAATTCCCTCATGACTTGCCACGTGAGCCAAAGCAGGAGTTTCAATACAATCACCAATGGCATAAATGTTTGGATTCGTAGTTTGATAGTATGAATTCACAATGATTTTGTCTTTTTTTAAATCCACAAAAACTTTATCTAAGTTCAGGTTTTCTGTATTGGCTTGAATCCCTACCGCAAGTAAAACATGATCAAAATCTTCTTTTATAATTTCTTGTTCTTGTTTTTGTAATTCTACATGAACTTTATGATCTTGAATCTTGAATTCTCTGATAGTTGTTTGGGTGTGGATTTTGATATTTCGTTTGCTAAAAATGTTTTGTAGGGTTTTGGATATTTCTTCATCTTCGTTGGGTAGGATTTGAGGTAAAATTTCAATCAAGGTTACTTCTGTTCCCAAAAGATTATAAATATCAGCAAATTCTACCCCAATCGCACCTCCGCCGACAATCAATAGCTTTTTGGGAAGGGACTCTAACGTCATGGCTTTTTTATAATCAATCACGTAAGTGTTATCAATGGAAACATGAGGTAAATTTTTTGCACGAGCTCCCACAGCAATGATGGTTTTTTTGGTTTGCAGTTCTTCTATCACTTCGTTTGAATTTTCTTGCTTAAAGATTTGAATGGTAAAAGTATCTTTGAATTTTCCAAAGCCGTAATAAACATCGATTTGATTTTTCTTCATCAAGTATTCAACACCTTTGGACATTCGATTGGCAACACTACGAGAACGCTGAATTATTTTAGGAAAATCAATTTCCACTTGAGAGGTTTTTATTCCGAATTCTTGAGATTTCTTGATTTTGTCATACAAGTGGGCACTATCAAGCAATGCTTTTGTGGGAATACAACCCCAATTCAAACACACACCGCCAAGTTCTGATTTTTCGATAATAGCAGTTTTGAGTCCTAATTGGCTTCCTCTTATTGCCGCAACATATCCCCCAGGACCTGAACCAATCACCACAAGATCATAACTTTTCATTCTTTACTCTCCTTGGAGTTAGTGGCTTGCTTATTTTTTGAGTCCATTATTTTTATCTATTTGTGAAAGTGAAATCCATTTATGAAATAGTTTTTGTTTTTTTTATTTTGTTAAATGAAGTTTTATTCCCACAGACTAAGGATTTTATTTCTTTTGATTATTTGCAGTTTCCTAAGGTTTTAGTTTCTGAGCAGGAATATTTAGAAACATTCCCGAAAACACCTTTTCTTTTTGAGCTGGATCCATCAGACTTTGTCTTTTGTAGAAAAAATCCCGTTTCTACCCAGCAATTTCAAAAACAAAAGCCATTTTTGATGAAATTTTTAGGACGTGATTTTACAGATATAGGAGAATATCATAATGAAGTCATTTCGTATTTTTTGAAGACAAATCGAATCGAGGTTTCCATCCAAGCTTTAGAGGAATTGTATCAATGGGATCCCCTTTTCTTTGCAACCTTGTATAACTTAGGTCGACTCTATTATTTAAAAAAAGACTATCAAAAGAGTGTTTTTTATTTTCAAAAAATTTTATATTTTTTTCCGAACTATCCAAGAGCTCATTACTACTTGGGGAAGAACTATTTTGAGCTACGCCAGGATCTTTTGGGAGAATCACATTTTCGAAAAGCCATTGCATTACATCCGGATCAAATAGAATATTGGATAGGTTTGATAGATTTTTTCTATCAAAGACAGCAATTCCAAAAGTCACAATTGTATCTTCATCAAGCAGAAAAGAAGTTTCTATCTAATGTTTTCATTCAGTTTTACAAAGCACATTATTTGTTTCGGGAAAAAAAATACCCTCAAGCTCTACAAGTAGCCGAGTCAATTTCTGAAAATGAACTACCCAAAAAACAAAAACTGCAGCTTTGGTATCTCAAGTTTCAACTCTATGAAATCTCAGGCTCACTAAAAAGAGCGCAAGCAAC
The genomic region above belongs to Leptospiraceae bacterium and contains:
- a CDS encoding transcriptional repressor codes for the protein MIEKKKRERKAKDKQDEQKHNMKFKLSKREVAELLRNKGINPTSQRIEIAHFIYQKPQHVSAEEILNHLNKDYEKVSQATVYNTLKLFVEKNVVRELIFSSDRIYYDSNTTKHHHFLDLETGKIYDIPACLLSLPELDKNVLGNIEVEEINILIKGKFKIKK
- a CDS encoding glycosyltransferase family 1 protein; amino-acid sequence: MLVYHSYRKNSSRPIKIAFITDTYPPDVNGVAHSLYQIIQILKQHHEILVLRPEDDLIGIKIQPHIKEVFFPYLNLPFYKEVKLGLPFYQRVYDSIKAFSPDVVHIVTEGPLGFMGLLVARQLGITVVSDYRTNFTDYLKFYNIEFLSEFIKYYLIYFHNQCDLNFVPTREIKIQLKKQGINNLKVLGRGVDIRNFHYSKYDEDFRKEWNVKKDDLLFLYVGRIALEKNLELVCDVFRSLKKKYPFIHLMFVGDGPYRSTLEQEYKEILFLGAKKKEELSKIYASSDLFLFPSKTETFGNVVLEAYASGLPIIAYSYAASKLIYQHKKTGILIPFHKKNSHEVWYQYLEQLIKHPNRLKKLKMNIKNEYHKLKKFTWEGISALLLKHYYELLKQKRKKKIINL
- the icd gene encoding NADP-dependent isocitrate dehydrogenase, with the translated sequence MTVINAEKIRIENGQLKVPDFPIIPYIEGDGTGPDIWAAAVRVIDAAVEKAYGNKRKIQWKEVYAGEKAFQKFNDWLPQETIDTFREYLVGIKGPLTTPVGTGIRSLNVALRQELDLYVCLRPVRWFKGVPSPVKHPEQVDMVIFRENTEDIYAGIEFKAGTEENKKFLELLKEHFPQYYKKIRFPETSGIGIKPISKEGSYRLIKAAIDYAIKNNRKSVTLVHKGNIMKFTEGAFRDWGYELSKSMGSIDLDGGPWQVLKVNGREIVIKDAIADAFLQQILTRPTDYDVIATMNLNGDYISDALAAQVGGIGIAPGGNINYETGHAIFEATHGTAPKYAGLDKVNPSSVILSGEMMLRYMGWNEAADKIIEAMDRTISKKIVTYDFARLMEGAKEVRTSEFGNALIDNM
- a CDS encoding acyl-CoA dehydrogenase family protein yields the protein MAVSNQLLSKEAKIPELSIPIQFSEDLIALRDLVREIVREVVIPARKELDEKNEYPWKVLEKFREAGLFQAMFDEEYGGMGLGMMANIILAEEIAYGCLGIGTSFLATKLGALPIEVGGTEEQKKKWLPRIASGELIAAFGLTEPNAGSDVPALQTTAVKKGDKYILNGTKQWISGAGQAHVYTVFAITDKSRGPRGISCFIVEKGTPGFSFGKKEDKLGIRASETRQLIFEDCEIPAENLVGGKENNGFVQALKTLNLSRPAVAASAVGLAQGAFDAAMQYAREREQFGVKIVTFQAIQHMLAEMAMKIEAARLLTYKAAILAEQGHKETAKFSAMAKCYAADIAMEVATNAVQIFGGYGYVKDYPVEKYFRDAKILQIYEGTSQIQKNEIAAGLIKEAASKKVILNM
- a CDS encoding RidA family protein, producing MIKSKLSELQIQLPSIPKPVASYIPAKIHNGLIYTSGQLPLKEGNLLSVGILDKEEDIEKGKKAMEQCFLNALAAASSVIDIDSIKGILKLTAYVASSPQFVWQHLVANGASDLAVKIFGENGIHARSAIGVCSLPLNASVELEVIFIL
- a CDS encoding histidine phosphatase family protein, translated to MLKIYLIRHGETNFNKEKRLQGGIETELNEKGIEQSNRLAKTLASEIPKVDFLFTSPQIRARQTAEILYQTFQEKQIPIEQFEMNELLREIRCGRWEGKLINEIEKEEPELFFLVKNSVNVPYPEGESIMDVKNRAEKFFSHLYSLNNHSNLTTIIVSHGTYIKTLSSVILSFPLEFSLKTILSNTGTSLIEEKDRPLNFKLIYWNSTKHL
- the lpdA gene encoding dihydrolipoyl dehydrogenase; translation: MKSYDLVVIGSGPGGYVAAIRGSQLGLKTAIIEKSELGGVCLNWGCIPTKALLDSAHLYDKIKKSQEFGIKTSQVEIDFPKIIQRSRSVANRMSKGVEYLMKKNQIDVYYGFGKFKDTFTIQIFKQENSNEVIEELQTKKTIIAVGARAKNLPHVSIDNTYVIDYKKAMTLESLPKKLLIVGGGAIGVEFADIYNLLGTEVTLIEILPQILPNEDEEISKTLQNIFSKRNIKIHTQTTIREFKIQDHKVHVELQKQEQEIIKEDFDHVLLAVGIQANTENLNLDKVFVDLKKDKIIVNSYYQTTNPNIYAIGDCIETPALAHVASHEGIRAAEHAYLSLKKEKKVSTNFDVQIEPIRYQWIPSCVYSQPEIASVGLTEKKAKELNYNYIVGKFPYQALGRAHAANERDGFVKVLIDKKTHKILGIHIIGKNATEIIGEGMVSLYGELLPENIAKIMHPHPTISESLMEAFAQSIGEPINI
- a CDS encoding tetratricopeptide repeat protein, translating into MKSIYEIVFVFFILLNEVLFPQTKDFISFDYLQFPKVLVSEQEYLETFPKTPFLFELDPSDFVFCRKNPVSTQQFQKQKPFLMKFLGRDFTDIGEYHNEVISYFLKTNRIEVSIQALEELYQWDPLFFATLYNLGRLYYLKKDYQKSVFYFQKILYFFPNYPRAHYYLGKNYFELRQDLLGESHFRKAIALHPDQIEYWIGLIDFFYQRQQFQKSQLYLHQAEKKFLSNVFIQFYKAHYLFREKKYPQALQVAESISENELPKKQKLQLWYLKFQLYEISGSLKRAQATLQKILSEEEPEFFHEYSRTFFQHQLERITKLLEE